In one window of Helianthus annuus cultivar XRQ/B chromosome 17, HanXRQr2.0-SUNRISE, whole genome shotgun sequence DNA:
- the LOC110922194 gene encoding methyltransferase-like protein 7B isoform X8 — protein sequence MFVGISSPTQITSTPFFSNIKIKLNLNNSHQSIQNLAKSPSSSCTGGGSNNNICLCGRRPFLATISTALIPLHQSNASDSFSDDPIAVLNRVHPPRPDWYEEFYAVAMDASMKSYEDEIAGYKSELFANLTTGKAAKILEIGIGTGPNLKYYSNLASGASVVGVDPNRKMEKYAQAAAQASGLPPTKFQFIHAVAEALPVSDASMDAVVGTLVLCSVKDVNKTLQEVKRVLKPGGIYIFVEHVAAEEQMVHFLKLYNAL from the exons ATGTTTGTTGGTATATCTTCTCCAACTCAAATCACCTCCACACCCTTTTTTTCTAATATCAAAATCAAATTGAATTTGAACAATTCACACCAGTCAATACAAAACCTTGCAaagtcaccatcatcatcatgtaCAGGAGGAGGAAGCAACAACAACATTTGCTTATGTGGGAGAAGACCATTTCTAGCAACAATCTCCACTGCTCTCATCCCACTTCACCAATCCAACGCTTCAGATTCTTTTTCTGATGATCCCATC GCTGTGCTGAACAGGGTTCACCCGCCAAGACCCGACTGGTATGAGGAGTTTTATGCTGTAGCTATGGATGCATCAATGAAATCTTATGAGGACGAG ATTGCAGGTTATAAGTCGGAGCTTTTTGCAAATTTAACAACAGGGAAGGCTGCAAAAATATTAGAGATTGGGATCGGAACAGGTCCTAATCTCAAATATTACAGCAATTTAGCTTCCGGTGCAAGTGTAGTTGGTGTAGACCCCAATAGAAAGATGGAAAAATACGCTCAAGCCGCAGCCCAAGCTTCTGGTTTGCCTCCAACAAAATTCCAGTTCATTCATGCC GTTGCAGAAGCATTGCCTGTAAGCGATGCTTCCATGGATGCAGTCGTGGGTACGTTAGTGCTATGTTCTGTTAAGGATGTTAACAAGACTCTTCAGG AGGTCAAGAGGGTGCTTAAACCAGGTGGTATTTACATATTCGTGGAACATGTAGCTGCGGAAG AGCAGATGGTACATTTCTTAAAGTTATACAACGCGCTTTAG